Proteins encoded in a region of the Streptomyces liliiviolaceus genome:
- a CDS encoding Rv1733c family protein, which yields MRTREQRASEKRARVIGRRWRHSPLCRRTDVVEAWTALVVSVVLWAGTPLAGLAAGWWAYDGARSTAVEQRAERHRVLATIVEGAHTSAAGGEGDRRPVKRVSVRWTEPGERARTGETRVPAGAGAGDRTYIWLDRQDRVVPAPTSDTVVWQHGLAVGACAAGVAAGGVLALHALIRRVAARRRLAEWEREWALTGPEWARDRT from the coding sequence ATGCGGACGCGGGAACAACGGGCGAGCGAGAAGCGGGCGCGGGTGATCGGGCGGCGCTGGCGGCACAGTCCGCTGTGCCGCCGTACGGACGTGGTGGAGGCGTGGACCGCGCTGGTCGTCTCCGTCGTGCTGTGGGCCGGTACGCCGCTCGCCGGGCTGGCGGCGGGCTGGTGGGCGTACGACGGGGCGCGGTCCACGGCGGTGGAGCAGCGGGCCGAACGCCACCGGGTGCTCGCGACGATCGTCGAGGGGGCGCACACCTCCGCGGCCGGCGGCGAGGGCGACCGGCGGCCGGTCAAGCGGGTGAGCGTCCGCTGGACGGAGCCGGGTGAGCGGGCGCGCACGGGTGAGACCCGGGTGCCCGCCGGGGCCGGGGCCGGCGACCGCACGTACATCTGGCTGGACCGCCAGGACCGGGTCGTCCCGGCTCCGACGAGCGACACGGTGGTCTGGCAGCACGGGCTGGCCGTGGGCGCCTGTGCCGCGGGGGTGGCCGCGGGCGGCGTACTGGCCCTGCACGCCCTGATACGCCGGGTCGCCGCACGCCGTCGGCTGGCCGAATGGGAACGGGAGTGGGCCCTTACGGGGCCTGAATGGGCGCGGGACCGGACCTGA